The Glycine soja cultivar W05 chromosome 15, ASM419377v2, whole genome shotgun sequence region GCAGCCACAGCTGGTAGCTTTTACCAAGACTTTGAAATAACGTGGGGTGGTGAGCGTGCCAAAATCTATGAGAATGGAAACCTTCTCACACTCTCCCTTGACAGAGCCTCTGGCTCTGGCTTTCGTTCCAAAAAAGAGTACTTGTTCGGAAAAATTGACATGCAGCTCAAGCTTGTGCCTGGTAACTCTGCTGGAACAGTAACTGCCTATTATGTAAGTCACCTTTACgagttcaatttaattttatgcattAAGAATATTCTAGTAAATGTAATTCTTAAAGTAATTACtgttaacaaatataaaattataatatataatcatttatatATGATTGAATCATTAGTTTAGCccttaaaagtattattttgagttgatatataaaatttatgctATCATGTTGAATCAAacatttattcaataaaaattggTAAGATTTCTATAAAGTCTatcaaaaataaatcaattaaagcTTATAACACTTCTTAGTTCTCAAGTCACCTAACTTCGTAAATTCAAATAAACGGCATATAAGTTCCTTCACACGTCATTAAaagacaactttttttttatttaaaaaaagataacttttgaaatagttattattttgaaaaacttttatgTAACGTGCTAATGCatgataatataaaacaaacttttacaatgaCACTGAATACATTTAAATTGAATGAATAATTAGTGTTATTGAATACATGAAATCTTTAATATGAAATACAATCAACTAATAAACACTTATAATTGTGATTGATGCAGTTATCTTCTCTGGGGCCTACTCATGACGAAATAGACTTTGAGTTTTTGGGTAACTTGAGTGGTGATCCTTACACTCTCCACACGAACGTATTCAGCCAAGGGAAAGGGAACAGAGAACAACAGTTCCATCTATGGTTCGACCCCACCAAGGACTTCCACACATACTCCGTCCAATGGAATCCTGCAAGCATCATGTATATATTCCATATTCCTATAATATTTCTTTCCCAAAAATAACCATAACTAATGAGTTTAATGGCAAAATCctttttcaatcaaaattttttatattattaactaatcataaattattaatattaataattattatgaaagtcaataaatttatcatatataataatttgttatgagataataatataaaattatttctcgtATAAGTTATATACTgacaatataatataattttacattaacatATATACCGacaacaatttataattaaatgataatataaaattattttgtattttgaatGCATTACCATTTTACTTAATATATGTACCAATTTATTAACATCTTTACTCATGATTAACCATTTTTCAATATTGTCATTTCATGTAAAAGATTCTCTGTGGACGGGACCCCAATAAGGGAGTTCAAGAATTTGGAGACAAAAGGGGTTCCATTCCCAAAGAGCCAACCCATG contains the following coding sequences:
- the LOC114388337 gene encoding xyloglucan endotransglucosylase/hydrolase 2-like, with translation MHLSLHQNTPLGILCCVPLLSYFLLLTQLVVPIAIVTNQLTKVYISSYHHQMKNIGLFFLVVVATFVVAATAGSFYQDFEITWGGERAKIYENGNLLTLSLDRASGSGFRSKKEYLFGKIDMQLKLVPGNSAGTVTAYYLSSLGPTHDEIDFEFLGNLSGDPYTLHTNVFSQGKGNREQQFHLWFDPTKDFHTYSVQWNPASIIFSVDGTPIREFKNLETKGVPFPKSQPMRIYSSLWNAEDWATRGGLVKTDWSKAPFTASYRNFNSQTSSSTGQSLDATGQAKIRWVQKNYMIYNYCTDIRRFPQGLPPECSIA